The DNA segment CATCCGGCGAACGGTTACGACTGATCACACGCCGAGCCTTATCCACCCCGAGCGTAGTGCGCAGCGGCGGCAGGTCATCAAACGAAGCCGTCCATCCATCCGCTACCCGCTCATGAGTCAAAGACTCGAAACGCCCCGTCCGGTTTGAAGCCGTGCCCCGGCCCTTGCGGGGGGCGGGCACAATGGCGCAGTCTCGATCGTCATTCATAGGGATACGCTCCGCGCCTCAGGAATGCTGAATTGTTTGCCATCAGGGAGGTCTACACAAGGCCATACCCGACCGATCACCAGGAGAAACCCGTGACTCGCGATGTAGGCTACAAAATCCATGCATTGGCCCTCGGGCCAATGGAAAACTTCATCTACTTGATCCACGATCAGGCCAGCGGACGGGCTGCCGTGGTCGATCCCGCCTGGGATGTCTCCGCCATCCAATCCCTGGCGAACGCCGAAGGCATGCGCATCACCGACATCCTGCTCACGCATAGCCATCACGACCATATCAACGGCGTGGACGAACTACTCCGCGACCATGACGCAGAGACCCACCTGCTCAAACCCGAAGCCAGTTTCTGGGGACACCCGCTCGTCCGCCCGCACCTTCATCACGGTGGCGACGCCATCCAGCTCGGCAGCACCCGTATCGACGTGCTGCACACCCCAGGCCACACACCAGGTTCCGCTTGTTACCACCTGGGCGATGACCTGATCACCGGTGACACCCTGTTCGTGTTCGGTTGCGGTCGCTGCGATATGAAGGGCGGCGATCCAGAGGCCATGTTCCACACCCTGCGCCATCTACGCGAAGACCTGCCACCGGATACCTGTATCCACCCAGGTCACAACTATGCAGAAAAAACCAGTACCACAATGGATGAACAGGCTCGCTGCAATCCCTTCATGCATTTCAATGAGATCGATCACTTCGTCCGCTACCGTCAGCACGAACACGATCGCATACGCAGCACGCCATACCCCCGGAATGCCGGGATTGAGTCGATATCTTGACACCAGACGACCACAACGGGTGGCGTGACGTCAATCATTCGGCGGATCGCTCGGGAGTATGCGAGCAAAAACACTAACCATTTGATACAAAAGAATTTAGATCCATATTCAATATATGGCACAAAATTCGCATCACTTATTGTGAACTCATGCGATCCGAGACCATGGCGATATTTCGATTCCCCAGAGCCCAAGGCCAAGCCGAGCGCTCCACAAGTGGCGAAACGCCGCCTCAGGGCGCTTTCGATGCCCTGCTGCGGCTGCAAGCAACGCTGGACATCGAGGAACTCCTGGCCAACTTCACTTCGTTGATCTCGGGTGAGCTGTCGATTGACGGCTACAGTTACACGGGTCCACGAGATTCGGCAATTCATTGCCAGTCCGGCCACACCAACCGGCACGCACTTGCCTATCAACTGATGGTCGAGACCGAGCATCTTGGCGAATTACTGGTCTACCGCGCCCGACCGTTCACCGAAGTTGAAAGCATGGGCCTCGAAGACATGCTCTGCCTGCTCGTCTACCCATTGCGAAATGGGCTGCGTTACCAGGAGGCCATACGCTCTTCGTTCACAGACCCCCTGACCGGCCTCGGCAATCGCT comes from the Acidihalobacter yilgarnensis genome and includes:
- a CDS encoding MBL fold metallo-hydrolase, which encodes MENFIYLIHDQASGRAAVVDPAWDVSAIQSLANAEGMRITDILLTHSHHDHINGVDELLRDHDAETHLLKPEASFWGHPLVRPHLHHGGDAIQLGSTRIDVLHTPGHTPGSACYHLGDDLITGDTLFVFGCGRCDMKGGDPEAMFHTLRHLREDLPPDTCIHPGHNYAEKTSTTMDEQARCNPFMHFNEIDHFVRYRQHEHDRIRSTPYPRNAGIESIS